The following are encoded in a window of Pyxidicoccus xibeiensis genomic DNA:
- a CDS encoding bifunctional metallophosphatase/5'-nucleotidase, translated as MTSASRPLLLGLLSALLASCASAPSVPAAAAVAPVPPRPSAPEPLRLTLVGTNDLHGWVMPSRATLPDGTGVEQGGLATFAGYLAVLRAENPDGVLLLDGGDLFQGTLASNLTEGEVVIGAMNALGYAASALGNHEFDYGPVGPRSVALEGDDPFGALKARIAQARFPVLGVNVTDSGTGAGPAWLGNDGTLLVERRGVRIGILGLATPHTPKVTNPVNVASLRFAPMAPAALAAAQGLRARGADVVVAVAHAGAVCKRLDEPRDASSCDRGDSEIVELLEELPEGTLDAVVAGHTHQPVGHFIRGTPVIETSGRGRAFGLVELFVDPVTRKVLPERTRLEGSIPVCARVDASLGTCEERVLKEAKRLELVPATFRGRAVVADAALEAQLSEALARVEQEQRRPLGVRVPAALTRSYDAESPLGSVLADGLREVTGTDIALLNSGGLRADLPAGELTYGAVYEVLPFDNTLSVVTVSAPELRRLLEAAYGRKGTFQVSGLKVRVEVCGGVSRLASVTLPNGKPLPAGKRFRVAMPDFLARGGGGLEEALKPLPPGSIDLGERQALTLRDALIEHWKARGKPLVAPAPGRILRASGAAGCPAEAAGRP; from the coding sequence GTGACTTCCGCCTCCCGTCCGCTCCTCCTCGGGCTGCTGTCCGCCCTCCTCGCTTCCTGTGCCTCTGCTCCGTCCGTGCCGGCGGCCGCCGCCGTGGCGCCGGTGCCCCCGCGCCCCAGCGCGCCGGAGCCCCTGCGCCTCACCCTGGTGGGGACCAATGACCTGCACGGGTGGGTGATGCCCTCGCGTGCCACGCTGCCCGATGGCACCGGCGTGGAGCAGGGCGGGCTGGCGACCTTCGCGGGCTACCTGGCCGTGCTCCGGGCGGAGAATCCGGACGGAGTGCTGCTGCTGGACGGAGGGGACCTGTTCCAGGGCACCCTCGCCTCCAACCTCACCGAGGGCGAGGTGGTCATCGGCGCGATGAATGCCCTGGGCTATGCCGCCTCGGCGCTCGGGAACCACGAGTTCGACTACGGGCCCGTGGGGCCCCGCTCGGTGGCGCTCGAGGGGGACGACCCCTTCGGCGCGCTCAAGGCGCGCATTGCCCAGGCGCGCTTCCCGGTGCTCGGGGTCAACGTCACCGACAGCGGGACGGGCGCGGGCCCCGCCTGGCTCGGCAACGACGGCACGCTGCTGGTGGAGCGGAGGGGGGTGCGCATCGGCATCCTCGGGCTGGCCACGCCCCACACCCCGAAGGTGACCAACCCGGTGAATGTGGCGAGCCTGCGCTTCGCGCCCATGGCTCCGGCGGCGCTCGCCGCGGCCCAGGGCCTGCGCGCCCGTGGGGCGGACGTGGTGGTCGCGGTGGCCCACGCGGGCGCGGTGTGCAAGCGCCTGGACGAGCCGCGCGACGCCTCCTCGTGTGACCGCGGGGACAGTGAGATTGTCGAGCTCCTGGAGGAGCTGCCCGAGGGGACGCTGGACGCGGTGGTGGCCGGTCACACGCACCAGCCGGTGGGCCACTTCATCCGCGGCACGCCGGTCATCGAGACGTCGGGCCGGGGCCGCGCCTTCGGACTCGTGGAGCTCTTCGTGGACCCGGTGACGCGCAAGGTGCTCCCCGAGCGGACCCGGCTGGAGGGCTCCATCCCGGTGTGCGCGCGGGTGGACGCGTCGCTGGGCACCTGTGAGGAGCGGGTGTTGAAGGAGGCGAAGCGGCTCGAGCTCGTTCCCGCCACCTTCCGGGGGCGCGCGGTGGTGGCCGACGCGGCGCTGGAGGCGCAGCTTTCCGAGGCGCTCGCCCGCGTGGAGCAGGAGCAGCGGCGCCCCCTGGGCGTGCGCGTGCCGGCGGCGCTCACGCGCAGCTACGACGCGGAGAGCCCGCTCGGCAGCGTGCTGGCGGATGGGCTGCGCGAAGTCACGGGGACCGACATCGCCCTGCTCAACAGCGGTGGGCTGCGCGCGGACCTGCCGGCCGGCGAGCTCACCTATGGCGCCGTCTATGAGGTGCTTCCCTTCGACAACACCCTCTCCGTCGTCACCGTCTCGGCCCCGGAGCTGCGGCGGCTGCTGGAGGCCGCCTATGGGCGCAAGGGCACCTTCCAGGTGTCGGGGCTGAAGGTGCGGGTGGAGGTGTGCGGCGGGGTGTCGCGGCTCGCCTCCGTCACCCTGCCGAATGGAAAGCCCCTTCCGGCCGGGAAGCGCTTCCGGGTGGCCATGCCGGACTTCCTGGCGCGCGGTGGCGGCGGGCTGGAAGAGGCACTCAAGCCGCTGCCTCCCGGGAGCATCGACCTGGGCGAGCGTCAGGCGCTGACGCTGCGTGACGCGCTCATCGAGCACTGGAAGGCTCGAGGCAAGCCGCTGGTGGCGCCCGCGCCCGGCCGCATCCTGCGCGCGAGCGGAGCGGCCGGTTGCCCCGCGGAGGCCGCCGGGCGGCCCTGA
- a CDS encoding TonB-dependent receptor — protein MKTPSFHGARALALLLALVAVLPVPALAASQNYGRIAGYVYDPTGAALAEVPLTVSGPALQQPQSSTSGEDGRFEFATLPPGEGYVLEVNVPGFAAIKRSGITVLLGQATQVDVKLEVFTEAQAVATYEIVEKVNPIINPDSAQMGAVMNAEKAATSPVFTQVQAMPQLVAGVGQGNAPSLRAGLSRYGKFFVDGMDTSDVVDGSISSPMSFYAVENFEVITGGLDAQYNSLGLIENVVSKSGSNKLTYDVTMILSPAWANAKYRGAANQSPNVAGYTQNEVPLSETSFYSPLVGVGGPIIKDKLWFYFSGQWNFSKRDTPLGEENRTSDTETRLARLKLTWQPTSKDRVSVAFNYDNNAITNQVSSTSASPEAETQIDRGGFFAIVNYDRSISENVLFQLQTGTTFKDIWQGPMNEDSQEIAHIYNSTTYRNAGALRNETGNLVTEQRLRFQFDPTLLFKVKNHQMKAGVQVSYLSGDKTTQVIGNRRFNDRNGECNPEDPSTFQFCNERIDFYNSDGVQGPLTTEAGDLITGAFVQDRWNVNRYLTLVAGLRADVGRLYGDNNQFITNLVGVGPRLSATYDLFGNRTTLFKAHYGRSNEVGDVFIAQHANPDLLQVRSTFSGGAFADCAPDTTGNSQCSVSGGPSGRFFDKEDHTPPHVDEVALGLHHAMSEQSVIGVDFTYRKYSNMWVDEEMNRIWDPSGQRVVGYADGVNHTVVKIHNPDDAWRDYRGMDLWVQGRTGPWDLLANYTLAFSNGTVGDYFDGYGANPRFKHFFEGPSPEDIRHTMKGSIGYTTKFGLDFGVRFNYRTGAPMWMYQEGAVDRQRVVRSERGTGHSYNTNNGIPDFNDPAAVSQLRQPSQFLFDVQARYDLNRIVKTDETKMELTLIMFNVLNNSDVTFVQEQWRATNNRFGTATSRRSPMQAELLLRVRN, from the coding sequence ATGAAGACTCCCTCCTTCCATGGCGCCCGCGCGCTCGCGCTGCTGCTGGCGCTGGTCGCGGTCCTCCCGGTGCCCGCGCTGGCCGCGAGCCAGAACTACGGCCGCATCGCCGGCTACGTGTACGACCCGACGGGCGCCGCGCTCGCCGAGGTGCCCCTCACCGTGAGCGGCCCGGCGCTGCAGCAGCCCCAGTCGAGCACCAGCGGCGAGGACGGCCGCTTCGAGTTCGCCACCCTGCCCCCGGGCGAGGGCTACGTCCTCGAGGTCAACGTCCCCGGCTTCGCCGCCATCAAGCGCTCCGGCATCACCGTCCTGCTCGGCCAGGCCACGCAGGTGGACGTGAAGCTGGAGGTGTTCACCGAGGCGCAGGCGGTGGCCACCTATGAAATCGTCGAGAAGGTCAACCCCATCATCAACCCGGACTCCGCGCAGATGGGCGCGGTGATGAACGCGGAGAAGGCGGCCACCTCGCCCGTCTTCACGCAGGTGCAGGCCATGCCCCAGCTGGTGGCGGGCGTGGGCCAGGGCAACGCGCCCAGCCTGCGCGCCGGCCTGTCGCGCTACGGCAAGTTCTTCGTGGACGGCATGGACACGTCCGACGTGGTGGACGGCAGCATCAGCTCGCCGATGAGCTTCTACGCGGTGGAGAACTTCGAGGTCATCACCGGCGGCCTGGACGCCCAGTACAACTCGCTGGGCCTCATCGAGAACGTCGTCAGCAAGAGCGGCTCCAACAAGCTCACCTACGACGTCACGATGATCCTCTCGCCGGCCTGGGCCAACGCGAAGTACCGCGGTGCCGCCAACCAGAGCCCCAACGTGGCCGGCTACACGCAGAACGAGGTGCCGCTGTCGGAGACGTCCTTCTACAGCCCGCTGGTGGGCGTGGGCGGCCCCATCATCAAGGACAAGCTGTGGTTCTACTTCTCCGGCCAGTGGAACTTCTCCAAGCGCGACACGCCGCTGGGTGAGGAGAACCGCACGTCCGACACGGAGACGCGCCTGGCCCGCCTGAAGCTCACCTGGCAGCCCACGTCGAAGGACCGCGTGTCCGTGGCGTTCAACTACGACAACAACGCCATCACCAACCAGGTCTCGTCGACGTCCGCCTCCCCGGAAGCGGAGACGCAGATCGACCGCGGCGGCTTCTTCGCCATCGTCAACTACGACCGCAGCATCAGCGAAAACGTCCTCTTCCAGCTCCAGACGGGCACCACGTTCAAGGACATCTGGCAGGGCCCGATGAACGAGGACTCGCAGGAGATTGCCCACATCTACAACAGCACCACGTACCGGAACGCTGGCGCGCTGCGCAACGAGACGGGCAACCTGGTGACGGAGCAGCGCCTGCGCTTCCAGTTCGACCCGACGCTGCTCTTCAAGGTGAAGAACCACCAGATGAAGGCGGGCGTGCAGGTCAGCTACCTGAGCGGTGACAAGACGACGCAGGTGATTGGCAACCGTCGCTTCAATGACCGCAACGGCGAGTGCAACCCGGAAGACCCGTCCACCTTCCAGTTCTGCAACGAGCGCATCGACTTCTACAACTCCGACGGCGTGCAGGGCCCGCTGACCACCGAGGCCGGGGACCTCATCACCGGCGCCTTCGTCCAGGACCGCTGGAACGTCAACCGCTACCTCACGCTGGTGGCGGGTCTGCGCGCGGACGTGGGCCGGCTGTACGGGGACAACAACCAGTTCATCACCAACCTGGTGGGCGTGGGCCCGCGCCTGTCGGCCACCTACGACCTGTTCGGCAACCGGACGACGCTCTTCAAGGCGCACTACGGCCGCTCCAACGAGGTGGGTGACGTCTTCATCGCCCAGCACGCCAACCCGGACCTGCTCCAGGTGCGGTCCACCTTCAGCGGCGGCGCCTTCGCCGACTGCGCGCCGGACACCACCGGCAACAGCCAGTGCAGCGTGTCCGGAGGCCCCTCCGGCCGCTTCTTCGACAAGGAGGACCACACCCCGCCGCACGTGGATGAGGTCGCGCTCGGCCTGCACCACGCGATGAGCGAGCAGTCCGTCATCGGCGTGGACTTCACCTACCGCAAGTACTCCAACATGTGGGTGGACGAGGAGATGAACCGCATCTGGGACCCGTCCGGTCAGCGCGTGGTGGGATACGCGGACGGCGTGAACCACACGGTGGTGAAGATCCACAACCCGGACGACGCCTGGCGCGACTACCGGGGCATGGACCTGTGGGTGCAGGGCCGGACGGGCCCGTGGGACCTGCTCGCGAACTACACCCTGGCCTTCAGCAACGGCACGGTGGGTGACTACTTCGACGGCTACGGCGCCAACCCCCGCTTCAAGCACTTCTTCGAGGGGCCGTCGCCGGAGGACATCCGCCACACCATGAAGGGCTCCATCGGGTACACCACGAAGTTCGGGCTCGATTTCGGCGTGCGCTTCAACTACCGCACCGGCGCGCCCATGTGGATGTACCAGGAGGGCGCGGTGGACCGGCAGCGCGTGGTGCGCTCGGAGCGTGGCACCGGCCACTCCTACAACACCAACAACGGCATCCCGGACTTCAACGACCCGGCCGCCGTGTCCCAGCTGCGCCAGCCGAGCCAGTTCCTGTTCGACGTCCAGGCCCGCTATGACCTGAACCGCATCGTGAAGACGGACGAGACGAAGATGGAGCTCACGCTCATCATGTTCAACGTCCTCAACAACAGCGACGTTACGTTCGTGCAGGAGCAGTGGCGCGCCACCAACAACCGCTTCGGCACGGCGACGAGCCGCCGCAGCCCGATGCAGGCCGAGCTGCTGCTGCGCGTGCGCAACTAG
- a CDS encoding PaxA: MFAQQTDPPQRILGFAAFSIAVHVGVVAVLVFLVKPIVIEVEQPLDVVLTLGKAPPPPPPPPPPPAAARTTPRKVEKKPKTELRQPVEVQPVPEQKPVEPEAPEPEAPEAPVEGGVEGGVAGGVAGGVVGGVVGGVVGGTVGGTGTGEPVKPKNVPPFVIQRDVVRQSSPRLSEVFKQAHRGQTLQGIYKVCVATNGSVYEVTPVKSVPGADGDIIQGLKTGWEYKPQKVPVCFLYNIPITIQ; encoded by the coding sequence ATGTTCGCGCAGCAGACCGATCCTCCCCAACGCATCCTCGGCTTCGCCGCCTTCTCCATCGCCGTCCATGTCGGCGTCGTGGCGGTGCTGGTCTTCCTGGTGAAGCCCATCGTCATCGAGGTGGAGCAGCCCCTCGACGTGGTGCTGACCCTCGGCAAGGCCCCGCCGCCGCCTCCTCCTCCGCCCCCGCCGCCCGCGGCGGCCAGGACGACCCCACGCAAGGTGGAGAAGAAGCCGAAGACCGAGCTGCGTCAGCCCGTGGAGGTCCAGCCGGTTCCCGAGCAGAAGCCCGTCGAGCCGGAGGCGCCCGAGCCGGAGGCGCCCGAGGCGCCCGTCGAGGGCGGAGTCGAGGGCGGCGTGGCGGGGGGCGTGGCCGGTGGGGTGGTGGGAGGCGTGGTGGGAGGTGTCGTGGGCGGCACCGTCGGGGGCACGGGCACGGGCGAGCCGGTGAAGCCCAAGAATGTGCCCCCCTTCGTCATCCAGCGGGACGTGGTGCGCCAGTCGTCGCCGCGCCTGTCCGAGGTGTTCAAGCAGGCCCACCGCGGGCAGACGCTGCAGGGCATCTACAAGGTGTGCGTCGCCACCAACGGCAGCGTGTACGAAGTGACGCCGGTGAAGTCCGTGCCCGGCGCGGACGGCGACATCATCCAGGGACTCAAGACGGGGTGGGAGTACAAGCCCCAGAAGGTCCCGGTCTGCTTCCTCTACAACATCCCCATCACCATCCAGTGA
- a CDS encoding bestrophin family protein, whose translation MIVRPRPSLLRLLFVVRGTILPRVLPHVVGIAALACLVVWATKQTDLRLPVATPAPLSLLGIALSIFLGFRNNASYDRWWEARKVWGALLIELREYSHEAITQLDDGRAELPLAGRQAARRLVHRNIAFAHALAAHLRGHDAGEDISRFVPEPERSRVLASGNRPNALLREHTGELAALRREGRLSDITWSALNERVHALMGVLCACERIRFTPVPFTYTVLLHRTAYLFCLLLPFGLAEALGWFTPVLSAMIAYTFFGLDRLSDELEEPFGDAPNDLPLLAMARTAEMNLLEALGEPQPEPLRPVDFILP comes from the coding sequence GTGATTGTCCGTCCGCGCCCCAGTCTCCTCCGGCTCCTCTTCGTCGTCCGCGGCACCATCCTTCCCCGCGTCCTGCCTCACGTGGTGGGCATCGCGGCGCTGGCCTGCCTCGTCGTCTGGGCGACGAAGCAGACCGACCTGCGCCTGCCGGTCGCCACCCCCGCGCCCCTGTCGCTGCTCGGCATCGCGCTCTCCATCTTCCTCGGCTTCCGGAACAACGCCTCCTATGACCGCTGGTGGGAGGCCCGCAAGGTCTGGGGTGCGCTCCTCATCGAGCTGCGCGAGTACTCCCACGAGGCCATCACGCAGCTGGACGACGGCCGCGCCGAGCTGCCCCTCGCGGGCCGGCAGGCCGCGCGGAGGCTCGTGCACCGGAACATCGCCTTCGCGCACGCGCTCGCCGCGCACCTGCGCGGGCATGACGCGGGCGAGGACATCTCCCGCTTCGTCCCGGAGCCGGAGCGCTCGCGCGTGCTGGCCAGCGGGAACCGGCCGAATGCCCTGCTGCGCGAGCACACCGGAGAGCTGGCCGCGCTGCGGCGCGAGGGGCGGCTGTCCGACATCACCTGGAGCGCGCTGAACGAGCGGGTGCATGCACTGATGGGCGTGCTCTGCGCCTGCGAGCGCATCCGCTTCACCCCCGTGCCCTTCACGTACACGGTGCTCCTCCACCGCACCGCGTACCTCTTCTGCCTGCTGCTGCCCTTCGGCCTCGCCGAGGCCCTGGGCTGGTTCACCCCGGTGCTCTCCGCGATGATTGCCTACACGTTCTTCGGACTGGACCGGCTGAGCGACGAGCTGGAGGAGCCCTTCGGGGATGCGCCCAACGACCTGCCCCTGCTCGCGATGGCCCGCACGGCGGAGATGAACCTGCTCGAGGCGCTGGGTGAGCCCCAGCCCGAGCCGCTCCGGCCAGTCGACTTCATCCTCCCGTAG
- a CDS encoding CGNR zinc finger domain-containing protein produces MASLPGSELPADIALVHDFVNTLDVEKLLDEVPSPDSLAGWFRARGLLAPGDLVSPEAFTAAIQVREALRAVLLAHNGEPLPAAELRTLERVSAACPLTVGFDAEGVATLRAAAQGGWKALGGVFAAVVSAQRDGRWERLKVCPAGDCQCAFYDTSKNRSGRWCSMRVCGNRMKLQRFRAGAARQPR; encoded by the coding sequence ATGGCCTCGCTTCCTGGCTCCGAGCTGCCCGCCGACATCGCGCTGGTGCACGACTTCGTCAACACGCTCGACGTGGAGAAGCTGCTCGACGAGGTCCCCTCCCCCGACTCGCTCGCCGGCTGGTTCCGCGCCCGGGGGCTGCTGGCCCCGGGTGACCTGGTGTCGCCCGAGGCCTTCACGGCGGCCATCCAGGTCCGCGAGGCCCTGCGCGCGGTGCTGCTCGCGCACAACGGAGAGCCGCTGCCCGCGGCGGAGCTGCGCACGCTGGAGCGGGTGTCGGCGGCCTGCCCGCTCACGGTGGGCTTCGACGCGGAAGGCGTGGCGACGCTGCGCGCGGCGGCCCAGGGCGGCTGGAAGGCGCTGGGCGGAGTCTTCGCGGCGGTGGTCTCCGCGCAGCGGGACGGCCGCTGGGAGCGGCTCAAGGTGTGTCCTGCCGGTGACTGCCAGTGCGCCTTCTACGACACGTCGAAGAACCGCTCGGGGCGCTGGTGCAGCATGCGCGTGTGCGGAAACCGGATGAAGCTCCAGCGCTTCCGGGCCGGTGCGGCACGGCAGCCTCGCTGA
- a CDS encoding arginase family protein has translation MSSAISLIAVPTNLGLNRATRTPRPDLLPEALLEAGLGRRLGAVVEATVTPGPYNPVRDPDVHALNPHGIVDQSHRLADAVEAVRRAGRIPLVLGGDCSVLLGALLGLKRLGGRHGLAFLDGHTDFWPPEAGPLGGVAGMDLWFATGRAPAILGNLEGRGPLVRDEDVALLGVRDPDDWGAVEGEHARDTAMAYLDLDTLRRDGIAASAERALKRLRAPGVEDFWVHLDADVLDDAVMPAVDSRQPDGLRPGELGELLARLAGSGGLAGVDVTIYDPSLDPERRAARVLVDVLVEGLGTLASPPRKRQSEG, from the coding sequence ATGTCGTCCGCCATCTCCCTCATCGCCGTTCCCACCAACCTGGGCCTGAACCGGGCCACCCGGACGCCCCGGCCCGACCTGCTCCCGGAGGCGCTGCTGGAGGCAGGGCTGGGACGCCGGCTCGGGGCGGTGGTGGAGGCCACCGTGACGCCCGGGCCCTACAACCCGGTCCGCGACCCGGACGTCCACGCCCTCAACCCGCATGGCATCGTGGACCAGTCGCACCGGCTGGCGGACGCGGTGGAGGCGGTGCGGCGCGCGGGGCGGATTCCCCTGGTGCTGGGAGGCGACTGCAGCGTCCTGCTCGGCGCCCTGCTGGGACTGAAGCGCCTCGGGGGACGGCATGGGCTCGCCTTCCTGGATGGACACACCGACTTCTGGCCTCCGGAAGCGGGCCCCCTGGGCGGTGTGGCGGGCATGGACCTGTGGTTCGCCACCGGCCGGGCGCCGGCCATCCTGGGGAACCTGGAGGGACGCGGGCCGCTGGTGCGGGACGAGGACGTCGCCCTGCTCGGGGTGAGAGACCCGGACGACTGGGGCGCGGTGGAGGGCGAGCATGCCCGCGACACGGCCATGGCCTACCTGGACCTGGACACGCTGCGCCGGGACGGAATCGCGGCCTCGGCGGAGCGCGCCTTGAAGCGCCTGCGCGCCCCGGGCGTGGAGGACTTCTGGGTGCACCTGGACGCGGACGTGCTGGATGACGCGGTGATGCCCGCCGTGGACTCACGCCAGCCGGACGGACTGCGGCCGGGCGAGCTGGGCGAGCTGCTGGCCCGGCTGGCGGGCTCGGGCGGGCTGGCGGGCGTGGACGTCACCATCTACGACCCCAGCCTGGACCCGGAGCGCCGGGCCGCCCGGGTGCTGGTGGACGTGCTGGTCGAGGGGCTCGGGACGCTGGCCTCGCCGCCCCGGAAGCGCCAGTCTGAGGGGTGA
- a CDS encoding tetratricopeptide repeat protein has translation MAERNGREAWPPELSERMREVDRLRRSGRYASALALIRQLAEEHPRQVRVLSELGQTLGIWGGVPVEALGWYERVLELAPGHLATRLHRALSLARLGRHPEALADFDALIAAGARKALVLHMKRAESLEALGRHEEAERDWTLALEEDPGNPWLLQQRATARTRLGRLEDAVKDLTAALAPREGEDVDPELLRERGALRARLGDVDGARADFEAGLAALREGDPPGLLDALRQGLKDCASG, from the coding sequence ATGGCGGAGCGGAATGGACGGGAGGCCTGGCCCCCGGAGCTGTCCGAGCGGATGCGCGAGGTGGACCGGCTGCGCAGGAGCGGGCGGTACGCGTCGGCGCTCGCGCTCATCCGTCAGCTCGCGGAGGAGCACCCGCGACAGGTGCGCGTGCTGAGCGAGCTGGGCCAGACGCTCGGCATCTGGGGCGGTGTGCCGGTCGAGGCCCTCGGCTGGTACGAGCGCGTCCTGGAGCTGGCGCCCGGCCACCTGGCCACGCGGCTGCACCGGGCCCTGTCGCTGGCGCGGCTGGGGCGCCACCCGGAGGCGCTGGCGGACTTCGACGCGCTGATAGCGGCGGGCGCGCGCAAGGCGCTCGTGCTCCACATGAAGCGCGCGGAGTCGCTGGAGGCGCTGGGCCGGCACGAGGAGGCGGAGCGGGACTGGACGCTCGCGCTGGAGGAGGACCCCGGCAACCCCTGGCTGCTCCAGCAGCGCGCCACGGCGAGGACGCGGCTGGGCCGGCTGGAGGACGCGGTGAAGGACCTCACAGCCGCGCTCGCGCCCCGGGAGGGCGAGGACGTGGACCCGGAGCTGCTGCGGGAGCGCGGGGCGCTGCGCGCGCGGCTGGGAGACGTGGACGGCGCGCGCGCGGACTTCGAGGCGGGGCTGGCCGCCCTGCGCGAGGGCGACCCGCCAGGGCTGCTGGACGCGCTCCGGCAGGGGCTCAAGGACTGCGCGTCAGGGTGA
- a CDS encoding acetyl-CoA hydrolase/transferase C-terminal domain-containing protein → MTVTSSLKDRIENPELLSRVVPLEEAVKHVTDGCTLAISGFTKSGEPKTFLPALAWHLSQTAPQARITLLTGASLSEDVEGPLAPFIRKRGPYMSSAASRRRIHAGEMDFTDVHLSAFARNLMYGFYGDIDVAVVEVSRIRPDGSVVLSSSVGISAEALTRAKKVILEVNTSVPDYTGFHDIVVPPVHPHVGWPLPVVNVRDRIGTPYVEFDLRKVVAVVESRTPDHPVPFKAADATDRRIAEHVIAFLMQCREQFHWGKRLPPIQSGVGNVANAIIGELYDSPFQKIRFWTEVFQDGMLRYVEDDAKFEYASATAVSFSAEGRQRFQQLFERCRDRLVLRPMWLSNSPEIISRLFVIAMNTPIEVDIYGHVNSTHIDGSRIVNGLGGSGDFFRNAYLSIVHTPSTRRLKDGRTVSCVMPYVRHIDHTEHDIKCVVTEQGYALNMDIRSPKRRALDIIERCAHPHFRPLLKAYLDMAGAGDEPRATDMQALNGWWRDYDDACRAFPRGG, encoded by the coding sequence ATGACCGTGACGAGCTCCCTGAAGGACCGCATCGAGAACCCCGAGCTGCTCTCCCGCGTCGTCCCCCTCGAGGAGGCGGTGAAGCACGTCACCGACGGGTGCACGCTGGCCATCAGCGGCTTCACCAAGTCGGGCGAGCCGAAGACGTTCCTCCCGGCCCTGGCCTGGCACCTCTCCCAGACGGCGCCCCAGGCCCGCATCACCCTGCTGACCGGGGCCTCGCTGTCGGAGGACGTGGAGGGCCCCCTGGCGCCCTTCATCCGCAAGCGCGGCCCCTACATGTCCTCGGCCGCGTCGCGCCGGCGCATCCACGCCGGGGAGATGGACTTCACGGACGTCCACCTGTCCGCCTTCGCGCGCAACCTCATGTACGGGTTCTATGGGGACATCGATGTGGCGGTGGTGGAGGTGTCCCGCATCCGCCCGGACGGCAGCGTCGTCCTCTCGTCATCGGTGGGCATCAGCGCGGAGGCGCTGACCCGCGCGAAGAAGGTCATCCTGGAGGTGAACACCTCCGTGCCGGACTACACGGGGTTCCACGACATCGTCGTGCCGCCCGTCCACCCGCACGTGGGCTGGCCGCTGCCGGTGGTCAACGTGAGGGACCGCATCGGCACGCCCTACGTGGAGTTCGACCTGCGCAAGGTGGTGGCGGTGGTGGAGTCCCGCACGCCCGACCACCCGGTGCCCTTCAAGGCCGCGGACGCCACGGACCGGCGCATCGCGGAGCACGTGATTGCCTTCCTCATGCAGTGCCGCGAGCAGTTCCACTGGGGCAAGCGCCTGCCACCCATCCAGTCCGGCGTGGGCAACGTGGCCAACGCCATCATCGGCGAGCTCTACGACTCGCCCTTCCAGAAGATCCGCTTCTGGACCGAGGTCTTCCAGGACGGGATGCTGCGCTACGTGGAGGACGACGCGAAGTTCGAGTACGCCTCGGCCACCGCGGTGTCCTTCTCCGCCGAGGGGCGCCAGCGCTTCCAGCAGCTCTTCGAGCGGTGCAGGGACCGCCTGGTGCTGCGGCCCATGTGGCTGTCCAACAGCCCGGAAATCATCTCCCGGCTGTTCGTCATCGCGATGAACACGCCCATCGAGGTGGACATCTACGGGCATGTGAACTCCACGCACATCGACGGCTCGCGCATCGTCAACGGGCTGGGCGGCTCGGGAGACTTCTTCCGCAACGCCTACCTGAGCATCGTCCACACGCCGTCCACGCGAAGGCTGAAGGACGGGCGGACGGTGAGCTGTGTCATGCCGTACGTGCGGCACATCGACCACACCGAGCACGACATCAAGTGCGTCGTCACCGAGCAGGGCTACGCGCTCAACATGGACATCCGCTCGCCGAAGCGGCGGGCCCTGGACATCATCGAGCGCTGCGCGCACCCGCACTTCCGGCCGCTCTTGAAGGCCTACCTGGACATGGCGGGCGCCGGAGACGAGCCCCGCGCCACGGACATGCAGGCGCTGAATGGCTGGTGGCGGGACTACGACGACGCGTGCCGCGCCTTCCCGCGGGGCGGGTGA